A genomic region of Pyrus communis chromosome 14, drPyrComm1.1, whole genome shotgun sequence contains the following coding sequences:
- the LOC137714805 gene encoding FH protein interacting protein FIP2-like, whose translation MAKDLNIFSMVHLKIGVKEFCTTVDTLTRREPNSMLAAMFSGRHVVHQDPETGYVFIDRDGKHFRHILNWLRDGVVPSPEEFSKYSELIREAEYYQLLGLRDNIQAFLNKRKDDDQNTEKLGAELARIDIIKSCIKSNERIRLRGVNLSGLNLSNLDLTNIDFSDACLRNVCFKGCDLRGVNFNHADAEGAIFQHASLQSSEFIGANLRNALFVGANLYNANLISAELHGADLTNANLEAASLDKAYLMSL comes from the coding sequence ATGGCGAAGGACCTTAACATCTTTTCTATGGTTCATCTCAAGATCGGAGTAAAAGAGTTTTGTACAACGGTTGATACTCTAACTCGGCGTGAGCCTAATTCAATGCTTGCTGCAATGTTTAGCGGACGTCATGTTGTCCATCAGGACCCGGAAACGGGATATGTTTTCATCGACAGGGATGGCAAACATTTTCGGCACATCCTTAACTGGTTAAGGGATGGAGTTGTTCCCTCGCCGGAAGAATTTTCCAAATATTCGGAACTTATAAGAGAGGCGGAGTATTATCAACTACTTGGTCTAAGAGATAATATACAGGCTTTTCTAAACAAGAGGAAGGATGATGATCAAAACACTGAAAAGTTGGGTGCTGAACTAGCGCGCATTGATATCATCAAATCATGTATAAAATCAAATGAGAGAATCCGGCTTCGAGGCGTTAACCTCTCCGGCCTTAACCTTTCGAACTTGGACTTGACAAACATTGACTTCAGTGATGCATGTCTGAGAAATGTGTGTTTCAAGGGTTGTGATCTTCGAGGTGTAAATTTTAATCACGCGGATGCTGAGGGTGCCATCTTTCAACATGCTAGTCTGCAAAGTTCTGAATTTATTGGGGCGAATCTCCGCAACGCTTTATTTGTTGGTGCTAACCTTTACAACGCAAATTTGATATCTGCAGAGCTCCATGGTGCTGatcttacaaatgcaaatttagaGGCGGCCAGTCTGGATAAGGCTTACTTGATGAGTCTTTAG